A genomic region of Silurus meridionalis isolate SWU-2019-XX chromosome 7, ASM1480568v1, whole genome shotgun sequence contains the following coding sequences:
- the thbs2b gene encoding thrombospondin-2 isoform X1: MILRKCHFALLLLFLSASTIDPDEPVEDLTVFDMFESSGITQKTIGAKLFRGPNPESPAYRFIRFDHLPPVRPQVLDQLLQQIQNNEGFTLIATLRQDRASRGTLLSIEGPGERRQFEVLSDGRVNTLELVYWWADGSRNVIAFEDVELVDSQWKNVTLHVHGETATLYVGCSLIDSFILDEPFYEHLRAPGGRMYVAKGSSRETHFRGLMQNVQFIFDIPLEDVLESRGCELANTEDLNTVSESAELVDVASSISTNLISPNTDPPTMSPSEMMCERSCEELANLFQELKGLRVVVSNLIDGLQKVTEENTAMREALNKMQDPVQQSICWQDGRLFENKEDWIVDSCTKCTCQDGKVVCRQLTCPPVSCANPSFIEGECCPVCLPMDSEDGWSPWSDWTQCTITCGSGTQQRGRSCDDTSNTCSGPSIQTRRCSLGKCDRRVRQDGGWSLWSPWSSCSVTCGEGLITRIRHCNSPIPQRGGKDCEGEGRETKSCQATPCPIDGGWGPWSPWAACSATCGGGLKSRERECNSPVPEHGGRKCMGDSIDNEVCNKQECPINGCLSNPCYGGVECSTASDGAWECGPCPPGYRGNGTFCEDVNECDMVSDVCHKVGGFQQCVNTDPGFHCLPCPPRYKGSQPYGLGVESAKTNKQVCEPYNPCKDNTHSCHKNGMCIFLSHITEPMYKCECRIGYAGDGIVCGEDFDLDGWPNQDLVCGANATYHCKKDNCPTLPNSGQEDLDNDGQGDACDKDDDNDEIVDERDNCPLMYNPRQYDYDKDAVGDRCDNCPYEPNPAQTDTDNNGEGDACAIDIDGDEILNEKDNCPFVYNTDQKDTDLDGVGDQCDNCPLIHNPQQTDADNDLIGDQCDNNQDIDEDGHQNNLDNCPYIPNANQADHDNDGKGDVCDHDDDNDGIPDDRDNCRLVPNPDQMDVNGDGRGDACKDDFDNDNIPDLFDACPENNAISVTDFRKFQMVHLDPKGTLQIDPHWVVRNQGKELVQTANSDPGIAVGFDEFSAVDFSGTFYVNTDRDDDYAGFVFGYQSSRRFYVVMWKQITQTYWEDKPSKAFGISGVSLKVVNSTTGTGEYLRNALWHTGNTKNQVRTLWHDPKNIGWKDYTAYRWHLIHRPKTGFIRVVVYEGKQIMADSGPVYDKTFAGGRLGLFVFSQELVFFSDLKYECRDN, encoded by the exons ATGATTCTCCGAAAATGCCACTTCGCTCTGCTCCTTTTATTTCTGTCCGCCTCTACCATCGATCCAG ACGAGCCGGTGGAGGATCTGACCGTGTTTGACATGTTCGAAAGCAGCGGAATCACACAGAAGACCATCGGGGCGAAACTGTTCCGAGGCCCAAACCCCGAGTCTCCTGCATATCGTTTCATCCGCTTCGACCATCTTCCCCCAGTCAGACCGCAAGTTCTAGACCAACTCTTGCAGCAAATTCAGAACAACGAGGGTTTCACCCTGATTGCGACCCTGCGTCAGGACCGCGCGTCCCGCGGCACTTTGCTCTCCATCGAGGGTCCCGGTGAGCGGCGGCAGTTCGAAGTGCTTTCCGACGGCAGAGTGAACACGCTCGAGCTCGTGTACTGGTGGGCCGACGGCTCGCGCAACGTCATCGCGTTTGAGGATGTGGAGCTGGTGGACTCGCAGTGGAAAAACGTCACGTTGCACGTGCACGGCGAGACAGCCACGCTGTATGTAGGCTGCAGCCTCATCGACAGCTTCATTCTCGACGAACCTTTCTACGAGCACCTGCGCGCTCCGGGTGGACGGATGTACGTGGCCAAAGGATCCAGCCGCGAGACACATTTTAGG GGGCTGATGCAGAATGTGCAGTTTATTTTCGACATCCCTCTGGAAGACGTCCTAGAGAGCCGAGGGTGTGAGCTGGCAAATACAG aagaCTTGAACACAGTAAGTGAGAGTGCTGAACTTGTGGATGTGGCTTCTTCTATCTCGACTAACTTGATCAGCCCGAACACAGACCCCCCAACGATGAGCCCCTCTGAGATGATGTGTGAGCGTTCATGTGAGGAATTGGCTAACCTTTTCCAAGAGCTCAAGGGTCTCCGTGTTGTTGTTAGCAACCTCATTGATGGTTTGCAGAAAGTG ACAGAGGAGAACACTGCCATGCGTGAGGCTCTGAATAAGATGCAGGATCCTGTGCAGCAGAGCATTTGCTGGCAGGATGGGCGACTGTTTGAGAATAAGGAGGACTGGATTGTGGACAGCTGCACCAAATGCACATGCCAAGATGGGAAAGTTGTGTGTCGTCAGCTCACTTGCCCACCAGTGTCTTGTGCTAATCCATCCTTCATTGAGGGAGAATGCTGTCCAGTATGCCTTC CAATGGACAGTGAGGATGGTTGGTCCCCATGGTCTGATTGGACTCAGTGTACAATCACCTGTGGCAGCGGTACGCAACAAAGAGGCAGATCATGTGACGACACCAGCAACACATGCTCTGGCCCCTCAATCCAGACTCGGAGGTGCAGCTTAGGAAAATGTGACCGCAGAG TTCGTCAGGATGGTGGTTGGAGTCTGTGGTCCCCCTGGTCTTCATGCTCTGTGACATGTGGGGAAGGGCTAATCACTCGCATTCGCCATTGCAACTCCCCTATTCCTCAGCGAGGAGGCAAAGACTGTGAAGGTGAAGGACGAGAGACAAAGAGCTGCCAAGCTACACCCTGCCCAA TTGATGGTGGTTGGGGGCCATGGTCACCCTGGGCAGCTTGCTCAGCAACATGTGGTGGGGGTCTGAAAAGTCGTGAGAGGGAGTGTAATAGCCCTGTTCCAGAGCATGGGGGCCGGAAATGTATGGGCGATTCTATTGACAATGAAGTATGCAACAAACAGGAGTGCCCTATTA ATGGTTGTCTTTCAAATCCATGCTATGGGGGAGTGGAGTGCAGCACTGCCTCTGATGGTGCTTGGGAATGTGGCCCTTGTCCACCAGGCTACCGTGGTAATGGAACCTTCTGTGAAGATGTGAATGAG TGTGATATGGTGTCAGACGTGTGTCATAAAGTGGGTGGGTTTCAGCAGTGTGTGAACACAGACCCAGGATTCCACTGTCTGCCCTGCCCTCCACGTTACAAAGGCTCTCAGCCCTATGGTCTTGGAGTGGAGTcagctaaaacaaacaaacag GTGTGTGAACCttacaacccatgtaaagacAATACCCACAGCTGCCATAAGAATGGCATGTGTATCTTTCTCAGCCACATAACTGAGCCCATGTACAAGTGCGAGTGCCGTATTGGTTATGCTGGAGATGGCATTGTGTGTGGAGAAGACTTCGACCTTGATGGTTGGCCCAATCAGGATCTGGTGTGTGGAGCCAATGCTACATACCATTGCAAAAAG gACAACTGCCCAACCCTTCCCAACTCTGGTCAAGAAGACCTTGACAATGATGGACAGGGAGATGCCTGTGACAAggatgatgacaatgatgaaattGTGGATGAACGG GACAACTGTCCATTAATGTACAACCCTCGGCAGTATGACTACGATAAGGATGCTGTAGGGGATCGGTGTGATAACTGCCCCTATGAGCCCAACCCAGCTCAGACTGACACAGACAACAATGGCGAAGGAGATGCCTGTGCTATTGACATAGATGGAGATG AGATTCTAAACGAAAAAGACAACTGTCCCTTTGTTTACAATACTgaccagaaagacacagattTGGATGGTGTTGGGGACCAGTGTGATAACTGCCCACTGATCCACAACCCACAGCAG ACGGATGCAGATAATGATTTGATTGGAGACCAGTGTGATAATAACCAGGACATAGATGAGGATGGTCATCAGAATAATTTGGATAACTGTCCCTATATTCCCAATGCTAACCAAGCAGACCATGACAATGATGGTAAAGGAGATGTCTGTGACCATGACGATGACAATGATGGAATTCCTGATGATCGGGACAACTGCAGGCTTGTGCCTAATCCAGATCAgatggatgtaaatg GAGATGGCCGTGGTGATGCCTGTAAAGATGACTTTGACAACGACAACATTCCTGACCTTTTTGATGCTTGCCCAGAGAACAATGCCATCAGTGTTACGGACTTCAGGAAGTTTCAGATGGTGCATCTGGATCCCAAGGGAACCCTTCAGATTGACCCCCACTGGGTAGTGCGAAACCAGGGCAAAGAACTGGTTCAGACTGCTAACTCAGACCCTGGCATTGCAGTTG GCTTCGATGAGTTCAGTGCCGTGGATTTCAGCGGAACTTTCTATGTAAACACGGACAGAGATGATGACTATGCAGGGTTTGTTTTTGGCTATCAGTCCAGCCGACGCTTCTATGTAGTCATGTGGAAACAGATAACACAAACCTACTGGGAAGACAAACCATCGAAAGCCTTTGGTATCTCTGGAGTATCACTCAAAGTTGTCAACTCCACCACTGGCACAGGAGAGTACCTGCGTAATGCCCTCTGGCACACAGGCAACACTAAAAACCAG GTGCGAACACTTTGGCATGATCCAAAGAACATTGGTTGGAAAGACTACACTGCTTACCGCTGGCATCTTATTCACAGACCCAAGACTGGATTCATTAG GGTTGTAGTGTATGAAGGCAAGCAGATCATGGCAGACTCAGGGCCTGTCTATGACAAGACATTTGCTGGTGGTAGATTAGGGTTGTTTGTCTTTTCTCAAGAGCTTGTCTTCTTCTCTGACCTCAAATATGAATGCAGAG acaactga
- the thbs2b gene encoding thrombospondin-2 isoform X2 produces the protein MILRKCHFALLLLFLSASTIDPDEPVEDLTVFDMFESSGITQKTIGAKLFRGPNPESPAYRFIRFDHLPPVRPQVLDQLLQQIQNNEGFTLIATLRQDRASRGTLLSIEGPGERRQFEVLSDGRVNTLELVYWWADGSRNVIAFEDVELVDSQWKNVTLHVHGETATLYVGCSLIDSFILDEPFYEHLRAPGGRMYVAKGSSRETHFRGLMQNVQFIFDIPLEDVLESRGCELANTDLNTVSESAELVDVASSISTNLISPNTDPPTMSPSEMMCERSCEELANLFQELKGLRVVVSNLIDGLQKVTEENTAMREALNKMQDPVQQSICWQDGRLFENKEDWIVDSCTKCTCQDGKVVCRQLTCPPVSCANPSFIEGECCPVCLPMDSEDGWSPWSDWTQCTITCGSGTQQRGRSCDDTSNTCSGPSIQTRRCSLGKCDRRVRQDGGWSLWSPWSSCSVTCGEGLITRIRHCNSPIPQRGGKDCEGEGRETKSCQATPCPIDGGWGPWSPWAACSATCGGGLKSRERECNSPVPEHGGRKCMGDSIDNEVCNKQECPINGCLSNPCYGGVECSTASDGAWECGPCPPGYRGNGTFCEDVNECDMVSDVCHKVGGFQQCVNTDPGFHCLPCPPRYKGSQPYGLGVESAKTNKQVCEPYNPCKDNTHSCHKNGMCIFLSHITEPMYKCECRIGYAGDGIVCGEDFDLDGWPNQDLVCGANATYHCKKDNCPTLPNSGQEDLDNDGQGDACDKDDDNDEIVDERDNCPLMYNPRQYDYDKDAVGDRCDNCPYEPNPAQTDTDNNGEGDACAIDIDGDEILNEKDNCPFVYNTDQKDTDLDGVGDQCDNCPLIHNPQQTDADNDLIGDQCDNNQDIDEDGHQNNLDNCPYIPNANQADHDNDGKGDVCDHDDDNDGIPDDRDNCRLVPNPDQMDVNGDGRGDACKDDFDNDNIPDLFDACPENNAISVTDFRKFQMVHLDPKGTLQIDPHWVVRNQGKELVQTANSDPGIAVGFDEFSAVDFSGTFYVNTDRDDDYAGFVFGYQSSRRFYVVMWKQITQTYWEDKPSKAFGISGVSLKVVNSTTGTGEYLRNALWHTGNTKNQVRTLWHDPKNIGWKDYTAYRWHLIHRPKTGFIRVVVYEGKQIMADSGPVYDKTFAGGRLGLFVFSQELVFFSDLKYECRDN, from the exons ATGATTCTCCGAAAATGCCACTTCGCTCTGCTCCTTTTATTTCTGTCCGCCTCTACCATCGATCCAG ACGAGCCGGTGGAGGATCTGACCGTGTTTGACATGTTCGAAAGCAGCGGAATCACACAGAAGACCATCGGGGCGAAACTGTTCCGAGGCCCAAACCCCGAGTCTCCTGCATATCGTTTCATCCGCTTCGACCATCTTCCCCCAGTCAGACCGCAAGTTCTAGACCAACTCTTGCAGCAAATTCAGAACAACGAGGGTTTCACCCTGATTGCGACCCTGCGTCAGGACCGCGCGTCCCGCGGCACTTTGCTCTCCATCGAGGGTCCCGGTGAGCGGCGGCAGTTCGAAGTGCTTTCCGACGGCAGAGTGAACACGCTCGAGCTCGTGTACTGGTGGGCCGACGGCTCGCGCAACGTCATCGCGTTTGAGGATGTGGAGCTGGTGGACTCGCAGTGGAAAAACGTCACGTTGCACGTGCACGGCGAGACAGCCACGCTGTATGTAGGCTGCAGCCTCATCGACAGCTTCATTCTCGACGAACCTTTCTACGAGCACCTGCGCGCTCCGGGTGGACGGATGTACGTGGCCAAAGGATCCAGCCGCGAGACACATTTTAGG GGGCTGATGCAGAATGTGCAGTTTATTTTCGACATCCCTCTGGAAGACGTCCTAGAGAGCCGAGGGTGTGAGCTGGCAAATACAG aCTTGAACACAGTAAGTGAGAGTGCTGAACTTGTGGATGTGGCTTCTTCTATCTCGACTAACTTGATCAGCCCGAACACAGACCCCCCAACGATGAGCCCCTCTGAGATGATGTGTGAGCGTTCATGTGAGGAATTGGCTAACCTTTTCCAAGAGCTCAAGGGTCTCCGTGTTGTTGTTAGCAACCTCATTGATGGTTTGCAGAAAGTG ACAGAGGAGAACACTGCCATGCGTGAGGCTCTGAATAAGATGCAGGATCCTGTGCAGCAGAGCATTTGCTGGCAGGATGGGCGACTGTTTGAGAATAAGGAGGACTGGATTGTGGACAGCTGCACCAAATGCACATGCCAAGATGGGAAAGTTGTGTGTCGTCAGCTCACTTGCCCACCAGTGTCTTGTGCTAATCCATCCTTCATTGAGGGAGAATGCTGTCCAGTATGCCTTC CAATGGACAGTGAGGATGGTTGGTCCCCATGGTCTGATTGGACTCAGTGTACAATCACCTGTGGCAGCGGTACGCAACAAAGAGGCAGATCATGTGACGACACCAGCAACACATGCTCTGGCCCCTCAATCCAGACTCGGAGGTGCAGCTTAGGAAAATGTGACCGCAGAG TTCGTCAGGATGGTGGTTGGAGTCTGTGGTCCCCCTGGTCTTCATGCTCTGTGACATGTGGGGAAGGGCTAATCACTCGCATTCGCCATTGCAACTCCCCTATTCCTCAGCGAGGAGGCAAAGACTGTGAAGGTGAAGGACGAGAGACAAAGAGCTGCCAAGCTACACCCTGCCCAA TTGATGGTGGTTGGGGGCCATGGTCACCCTGGGCAGCTTGCTCAGCAACATGTGGTGGGGGTCTGAAAAGTCGTGAGAGGGAGTGTAATAGCCCTGTTCCAGAGCATGGGGGCCGGAAATGTATGGGCGATTCTATTGACAATGAAGTATGCAACAAACAGGAGTGCCCTATTA ATGGTTGTCTTTCAAATCCATGCTATGGGGGAGTGGAGTGCAGCACTGCCTCTGATGGTGCTTGGGAATGTGGCCCTTGTCCACCAGGCTACCGTGGTAATGGAACCTTCTGTGAAGATGTGAATGAG TGTGATATGGTGTCAGACGTGTGTCATAAAGTGGGTGGGTTTCAGCAGTGTGTGAACACAGACCCAGGATTCCACTGTCTGCCCTGCCCTCCACGTTACAAAGGCTCTCAGCCCTATGGTCTTGGAGTGGAGTcagctaaaacaaacaaacag GTGTGTGAACCttacaacccatgtaaagacAATACCCACAGCTGCCATAAGAATGGCATGTGTATCTTTCTCAGCCACATAACTGAGCCCATGTACAAGTGCGAGTGCCGTATTGGTTATGCTGGAGATGGCATTGTGTGTGGAGAAGACTTCGACCTTGATGGTTGGCCCAATCAGGATCTGGTGTGTGGAGCCAATGCTACATACCATTGCAAAAAG gACAACTGCCCAACCCTTCCCAACTCTGGTCAAGAAGACCTTGACAATGATGGACAGGGAGATGCCTGTGACAAggatgatgacaatgatgaaattGTGGATGAACGG GACAACTGTCCATTAATGTACAACCCTCGGCAGTATGACTACGATAAGGATGCTGTAGGGGATCGGTGTGATAACTGCCCCTATGAGCCCAACCCAGCTCAGACTGACACAGACAACAATGGCGAAGGAGATGCCTGTGCTATTGACATAGATGGAGATG AGATTCTAAACGAAAAAGACAACTGTCCCTTTGTTTACAATACTgaccagaaagacacagattTGGATGGTGTTGGGGACCAGTGTGATAACTGCCCACTGATCCACAACCCACAGCAG ACGGATGCAGATAATGATTTGATTGGAGACCAGTGTGATAATAACCAGGACATAGATGAGGATGGTCATCAGAATAATTTGGATAACTGTCCCTATATTCCCAATGCTAACCAAGCAGACCATGACAATGATGGTAAAGGAGATGTCTGTGACCATGACGATGACAATGATGGAATTCCTGATGATCGGGACAACTGCAGGCTTGTGCCTAATCCAGATCAgatggatgtaaatg GAGATGGCCGTGGTGATGCCTGTAAAGATGACTTTGACAACGACAACATTCCTGACCTTTTTGATGCTTGCCCAGAGAACAATGCCATCAGTGTTACGGACTTCAGGAAGTTTCAGATGGTGCATCTGGATCCCAAGGGAACCCTTCAGATTGACCCCCACTGGGTAGTGCGAAACCAGGGCAAAGAACTGGTTCAGACTGCTAACTCAGACCCTGGCATTGCAGTTG GCTTCGATGAGTTCAGTGCCGTGGATTTCAGCGGAACTTTCTATGTAAACACGGACAGAGATGATGACTATGCAGGGTTTGTTTTTGGCTATCAGTCCAGCCGACGCTTCTATGTAGTCATGTGGAAACAGATAACACAAACCTACTGGGAAGACAAACCATCGAAAGCCTTTGGTATCTCTGGAGTATCACTCAAAGTTGTCAACTCCACCACTGGCACAGGAGAGTACCTGCGTAATGCCCTCTGGCACACAGGCAACACTAAAAACCAG GTGCGAACACTTTGGCATGATCCAAAGAACATTGGTTGGAAAGACTACACTGCTTACCGCTGGCATCTTATTCACAGACCCAAGACTGGATTCATTAG GGTTGTAGTGTATGAAGGCAAGCAGATCATGGCAGACTCAGGGCCTGTCTATGACAAGACATTTGCTGGTGGTAGATTAGGGTTGTTTGTCTTTTCTCAAGAGCTTGTCTTCTTCTCTGACCTCAAATATGAATGCAGAG acaactga